A genomic segment from Nicotiana sylvestris chromosome 1, ASM39365v2, whole genome shotgun sequence encodes:
- the LOC104235081 gene encoding uncharacterized protein — MAEYEAYILGLIMVIDMNVQELLVTRDFDLLVHQNEFTDAWATLYSMIQHPNKNLIDLIPIEIRKQPAYCAHVEELSDENPWFHDIKEYLEKGEHMRMLHTSRSARFEGWPTISFRAKEFYIEECLI; from the exons ATGGCAGAATACGAGGCTTACATCTTGGGACTCATAATGGTCatcgacatgaacgttcaggagttgctggtaACCAGAGATTTTGATCTATTGGTACACCAG AACGAGTTTACAGATGCATGGGCTACCTTGtattccatgatacaacatccaaacaagAATTTAATCGATCTTATCCCAATAGAAATTCGTAagcagccagcttattgtgctcatgttgaagagtTGTCTGACGAAaatccatggttccatgatatcaaggaatacttggagAAAGGAGAACACATGAGAATGCTACACACATCCAGAAGTGCACGCTTCGAAGGTTGGCCAACCATTTCTTTCAGAGCGAAGGAATTCTATATAGAAGAATGCCTGATTTAG